A region of Clostridium acetobutylicum ATCC 824 DNA encodes the following proteins:
- a CDS encoding AcrR family transcriptional regulator, whose amino-acid sequence MKDRRFVKTEHAIRKAFLTLLKEKSLNKISVSEI is encoded by the coding sequence ATGAAAGATAGACGATTTGTAAAAACAGAACATGCTATTCGCAAGGCATTTTTAACGCTTTTAAAAGAAAAATCTCTTAACAAAATAAGCGTATCTGAAATTTAA
- a CDS encoding NfeD family protein: MNDYQKIWIIIAIFMVVIDFGTSGFLFVWFSAGAVVAIIAGLLGAPITVQIVLFAIISIALLSVGYPLSKKLLNRTVRKTPLMEEKYIGREVKAEADMEVGNSKLKVDGIYWTVKNVGEAIKKGDCFIITGIQGNKLLIRKKGEIE, translated from the coding sequence ATGAATGATTACCAAAAAATATGGATAATTATAGCTATTTTTATGGTGGTAATTGATTTTGGAACATCTGGATTTTTATTCGTATGGTTTAGTGCAGGTGCAGTAGTAGCCATAATAGCAGGATTACTTGGAGCACCAATTACAGTTCAAATTGTATTGTTTGCAATTATAAGTATTGCTTTATTAAGTGTAGGATACCCACTATCTAAAAAACTCCTAAATAGGACAGTAAGGAAGACACCTCTTATGGAGGAAAAATACATTGGGAGGGAAGTAAAAGCTGAAGCTGATATGGAGGTTGGAAATTCTAAACTAAAGGTAGATGGAATATATTGGACTGTGAAGAATGTTGGTGAAGCTATAAAAAAAGGAGACTGTTTTATAATCACTGGGATTCAAGGAAATAAACTTTTAATTAGAAAAAAAGGAGAGATTGAATAA
- a CDS encoding SPFH domain-containing protein, which produces MMIVLIVVLVLILLLIFTSLKVVTTGYVYVVERLGQFHRTLQPGWNIVIPFADFTRAKVSTKQQILDIQPQSVITKDNVKISIDNVIFYKVMNARDAIYNIESYKSGIIYSTITNMRNIVGNMTLDEVLSGRDIINQELLKVVDEITDAYGIKILSVEIKNIIPPAEIQQAMEKQMRAERDKRATILQAEGQKQAQIAKAEGEKQGKILQAEAEKQANIKRAEGLKESQLLEAEGKAKAIEAVAEAEAKAINKVNRSIIESGTNETVIALKQIEALKEMAKGPSNKLILPNETLSSLGSIAAIADILKKDTINLKKEASEINK; this is translated from the coding sequence ATAATGATAGTTTTAATTGTTGTATTGGTACTTATTTTATTACTTATTTTTACTTCACTAAAGGTTGTAACTACTGGATATGTATATGTGGTGGAAAGACTTGGACAGTTTCACAGAACTCTTCAACCAGGATGGAATATTGTAATACCATTTGCTGATTTTACAAGAGCTAAGGTTTCAACTAAGCAGCAAATACTTGATATACAGCCACAAAGCGTTATAACAAAGGATAATGTAAAAATATCTATTGATAATGTAATATTCTATAAGGTTATGAATGCAAGAGACGCTATTTATAATATTGAAAGTTATAAATCAGGTATAATATACTCAACTATAACAAACATGAGAAATATCGTAGGTAACATGACACTTGATGAGGTTCTTTCAGGAAGAGATATAATAAATCAAGAGCTTTTAAAAGTTGTTGATGAGATTACAGACGCATATGGAATAAAGATACTTTCTGTTGAAATTAAAAACATCATTCCTCCAGCTGAAATTCAACAAGCTATGGAAAAACAGATGAGAGCAGAAAGAGATAAGAGAGCAACTATACTTCAGGCAGAAGGCCAAAAGCAAGCACAAATTGCTAAAGCAGAAGGTGAAAAACAGGGTAAAATACTTCAAGCTGAAGCAGAAAAACAAGCAAACATAAAGAGAGCAGAAGGTCTTAAAGAATCACAACTTCTTGAAGCAGAAGGTAAGGCAAAAGCTATAGAAGCCGTTGCAGAAGCAGAAGCTAAGGCTATAAATAAAGTAAACAGATCTATAATAGAATCAGGAACTAATGAAACAGTTATAGCTTTAAAACAAATTGAAGCACTTAAAGAAATGGCTAAAGGACCTTCAAATAAGCTTATATTGCCAAATGAAACACTTTCATCACTTGGAAGCATAGCTGCAATAGCTGATATCCTAAAAAAGGACACTATTAACTTAAAAAAAGAAGCTTCTGAAATAAATAAATAA
- a CDS encoding TetR-like C-terminal domain-containing protein yields the protein MHYKDTYDLYNTLENELYTEICELFEKSNPYINENNLMHLINNIMDYISIHSDIFQTFTRFELEGNLFSKLKSYFYNKVLHESIVLSRPINNNIDYDVVEATFIVSGVIGVIEDWLNNGMMMTKENVSDILQKILTKF from the coding sequence TTGCATTATAAAGACACTTATGATTTATATAATACTCTTGAAAACGAACTGTACACTGAAATTTGTGAGTTATTTGAAAAGTCCAATCCATATATTAATGAAAACAACCTTATGCATTTAATCAATAATATTATGGACTATATATCAATACACAGTGATATATTCCAAACCTTTACTCGTTTTGAACTTGAAGGAAATCTGTTTTCTAAACTAAAAAGCTATTTCTATAATAAAGTTTTGCATGAGAGCATAGTACTCTCTAGACCTATAAATAATAATATTGATTATGATGTAGTTGAAGCTACTTTTATTGTTTCAGGTGTTATTGGAGTTATAGAAGATTGGTTAAACAACGGAATGATGATGACAAAAGAAAATGTCTCTGATATACTTCAAAAAATACTAACAAAATTTTAA
- a CDS encoding tetratricopeptide repeat protein: protein MDIEKIFEEGEEYYVNGDYNKALEYFQNGYKISKNEDFLNYIGCCYLNLNKFEEAISTFEELMQVYPEWERPVFNLGRVYLKLELYQEALDYFNKALVINPDDEDVYFYFGIYFEKKRDYKNAICCQKKSLRLNKFQPETHLHLGLCYLRTNKYNEAIVEFDMCCKQDNNCEDAIYNKAITLFCMGRYMQSLYTSLDLYKANPNDVENILNIGECYYRLGNLSYAENHFNEVLKIDSLNKVASGFLKKIHNKKE from the coding sequence GTGGATATAGAAAAAATTTTTGAAGAAGGCGAAGAATATTATGTTAATGGGGATTATAATAAAGCATTAGAATATTTTCAAAACGGATATAAAATAAGCAAAAATGAAGATTTTTTGAATTACATTGGATGTTGCTATTTAAACTTAAATAAATTTGAAGAGGCTATTTCAACATTTGAAGAATTAATGCAAGTATATCCAGAGTGGGAAAGACCTGTATTTAATCTAGGAAGAGTTTATTTGAAGTTAGAACTTTACCAAGAGGCACTAGATTATTTTAATAAGGCATTGGTAATTAATCCAGATGATGAAGATGTATATTTTTACTTTGGTATTTATTTTGAAAAGAAAAGAGATTATAAAAACGCTATTTGTTGTCAGAAAAAATCTCTACGCTTAAATAAATTTCAACCAGAAACACATTTGCATCTTGGTTTATGTTATCTTAGAACAAATAAATATAATGAAGCAATTGTAGAGTTTGATATGTGTTGTAAACAAGATAATAATTGTGAAGACGCAATATATAATAAAGCTATAACATTATTTTGTATGGGAAGGTATATGCAATCATTATATACATCATTAGACTTATATAAAGCCAATCCTAATGATGTTGAAAATATATTAAATATAGGAGAGTGTTATTACAGATTAGGTAACTTGAGTTATGCAGAAAATCATTTTAACGAAGTGTTAAAAATAGATTCTTTGAATAAAGTGGCAAGTGGATTTTTGAAAAAAATACATAATAAAAAAGAATGA
- a CDS encoding NAD(+) synthase has product MNHSFVKISSACPKTNVADVDFNVKNIKLCIDKALADNSKVVVFPELSITSYTCGDLFGQSTLINNSLKGIKELCDFLIDKDIVVVVGAPLLYNYCLYNCAYVLFNGSILGIVPKSYIPNYVEFYEKRWFTEGLNLKGQFAQFPFQQDVPFGCDLIFRCGDLKLGIEICEDLWAPIPPSSYLSLMGANVILNISASNEVVSKADYRRSLISNQSGRCMCSYIYSSAGVFESSTDVVFSGHLLICENGRILSENDRFERDNLVLTSMIDLEKLQSERLKNSTFKDSVRLCDFKPNYIDFNLSNWDIGDFDRFIDSHPFVPSNERQREERCKEIFNIQTAGLAKRFTHTGLKRAVIGISGGLDSTLALVVTVKTFDMLGIDRKNIITVTMPGFGTTDKTYNNAVDLCKHLGCDFREIDIVPACLLHFKDINHPEEKHDVTYENVQARERTQILMDIANKEGGLLIGTGDLSELALGWCTYNGDHMSMYAVNCSIPKTLVRYLVDYVAEKELTGEVSKTLIDILNTPVSPELLPKDAKGNISQKTEDIIGPYELHDFFLYYFIKQGSEPEKIIFMAEKAFKNTYSRETIEKWFNLFIKRFFNQQFKRSAIPDGPKVGTISLSPRGDLRMPSDASYNGWK; this is encoded by the coding sequence ATGAATCATAGTTTCGTAAAAATTTCTTCAGCATGTCCAAAAACTAACGTTGCAGATGTTGATTTTAATGTGAAAAATATTAAGTTATGCATAGATAAAGCTTTAGCAGACAATTCAAAAGTTGTAGTATTTCCTGAACTAAGCATAACTTCCTATACCTGCGGTGATTTATTCGGTCAAAGTACACTTATAAATAATTCTTTAAAAGGAATAAAAGAGTTATGTGATTTTTTAATAGATAAGGATATAGTAGTCGTTGTTGGTGCCCCTCTTTTATATAACTACTGTCTATATAACTGTGCCTACGTTCTCTTTAATGGCTCTATACTTGGTATAGTACCTAAAAGTTACATACCTAACTATGTTGAATTCTATGAAAAAAGATGGTTTACAGAAGGACTTAACCTTAAGGGTCAATTTGCTCAATTTCCTTTTCAGCAGGATGTGCCTTTTGGGTGTGATTTAATATTTAGATGCGGTGACTTAAAATTAGGAATAGAGATATGCGAGGACCTATGGGCCCCTATACCTCCAAGCAGTTATTTAAGTCTAATGGGTGCAAACGTAATATTAAACATTTCTGCTTCTAATGAGGTTGTAAGTAAAGCAGACTATAGACGAAGCCTTATTTCAAATCAAAGTGGAAGGTGCATGTGCTCTTACATATATTCCTCTGCTGGAGTTTTTGAATCCTCTACGGATGTAGTTTTCAGCGGTCACTTACTTATATGTGAAAATGGAAGAATACTTTCTGAAAATGATAGATTTGAGAGAGATAATTTAGTCTTGACTTCTATGATTGATTTAGAAAAACTACAAAGCGAGAGATTAAAAAATTCAACCTTTAAGGACAGTGTAAGACTGTGTGACTTTAAGCCTAATTACATAGATTTCAATTTATCAAATTGGGATATAGGAGACTTTGATAGATTCATAGATTCTCATCCCTTTGTGCCTTCAAATGAAAGACAGAGAGAAGAACGCTGCAAAGAAATATTTAATATACAAACTGCAGGTCTAGCTAAGAGATTTACACATACAGGTCTTAAAAGAGCAGTAATCGGAATTTCTGGAGGACTTGACTCCACCCTTGCTCTTGTTGTAACTGTAAAAACCTTTGATATGCTAGGTATAGATAGAAAAAATATAATAACTGTTACAATGCCGGGCTTTGGGACAACAGACAAAACTTATAATAATGCAGTAGATTTATGTAAACATCTAGGCTGCGACTTCAGAGAAATAGACATAGTTCCTGCATGTCTTCTTCATTTCAAGGATATTAACCATCCTGAAGAAAAACATGATGTAACCTATGAGAATGTTCAAGCACGAGAGAGAACTCAAATACTTATGGACATTGCAAACAAGGAAGGTGGTCTTTTGATTGGAACAGGTGATTTATCTGAGCTTGCCCTTGGTTGGTGCACCTACAATGGAGATCATATGTCAATGTACGCTGTGAACTGTTCTATTCCAAAAACATTAGTAAGGTATTTAGTTGACTATGTTGCTGAAAAAGAACTCACAGGAGAAGTTTCCAAAACTTTAATAGATATATTAAATACTCCTGTAAGCCCTGAGCTGTTACCTAAAGATGCAAAAGGAAATATATCTCAGAAAACAGAAGATATAATAGGACCTTATGAACTTCACGACTTTTTCTTATACTATTTTATAAAACAAGGATCAGAACCAGAGAAAATAATATTTATGGCAGAAAAAGCCTTTAAAAATACTTATTCTAGAGAAACTATAGAAAAGTGGTTTAATTTATTTATTAAAAGATTCTTTAATCAACAATTTAAGCGTTCTGCTATCCCCGATGGCCCTAAGGTTGGGACTATAAGTCTTTCCCCAAGAGGAGACCTTAGAATGCCTTCTGATGCTTCCTACAACGGTTGGAAATAG
- a CDS encoding RHS repeat-associated core domain-containing protein, translated as MNGDKVTYETDGTNQIYYSYDSTGKLLSMNLNGTEYYYIKNAQDDIIGLIDKAGTQVTSYTYDTYGKVISIDGSLKDTAHKINPYRYREYRYDSETGLYYLQSRYYNAEWGRFVNADVITAVTGDILSTNMYAYCKNNFINMSDVNGDFSMANIGAMIGTMIGTMMVDGIRSMMSSITGKINKAIDKHPYKTTVIQSTVDVTAGYKYNKIRTSRVFKTVRPVELTVYEELPFNKVLKFMGNKVGMLSAGLTVRSLILDYERNSGQKVVTAMLIDIGGFAATYYAGDLIGRATTPLIEVNPPAGIAATVVLVGASSVGIGIFTSKAKEYFSVN; from the coding sequence TTGAATGGTGACAAGGTAACTTACGAAACGGATGGAACAAATCAAATATATTACAGTTACGATAGCACTGGTAAATTATTAAGTATGAATTTAAATGGTACTGAATACTACTATATCAAAAATGCTCAAGATGATATAATAGGCTTAATTGACAAAGCAGGGACACAGGTTACAAGTTATACTTACGATACCTATGGAAAAGTAATATCAATAGATGGAAGCTTAAAAGATACTGCACACAAAATAAATCCATATAGATATAGAGAATATAGGTATGACAGCGAAACTGGATTATACTACTTACAAAGCAGATATTATAATGCTGAGTGGGGTAGGTTTGTTAATGCTGATGTTATAACGGCTGTAACAGGAGATATATTATCAACTAATATGTATGCATATTGTAAAAATAATTTTATAAATATGAGTGATGTTAATGGTGATTTCTCAATGGCAAATATTGGAGCAATGATTGGAACAATGATTGGAACAATGATGGTAGATGGAATTAGATCAATGATGTCATCAATAACAGGCAAAATAAACAAAGCTATAGATAAACATCCGTATAAAACAACAGTGATACAATCAACAGTAGATGTAACAGCAGGATATAAATACAATAAGATTAGAACATCAAGAGTTTTTAAAACGGTAAGACCAGTAGAATTAACGGTATATGAAGAATTACCATTTAACAAAGTTCTAAAGTTTATGGGAAACAAAGTAGGAATGCTATCGGCAGGGCTTACTGTACGTTCACTAATATTAGATTATGAAAGGAATTCTGGACAAAAGGTTGTCACGGCAATGCTTATAGATATTGGTGGATTTGCAGCTACATATTATGCGGGAGATTTAATTGGTAGAGCTACGACTCCATTAATTGAAGTCAATCCTCCTGCTGGAATTGCAGCTACAGTAGTTTTAGTTGGAGCTTCATCGGTTGGGATAGGTATTTTTACCTCAAAGGCAAAGGAATATTTTAGCGTTAATTAA
- a CDS encoding HEAT repeat domain-containing protein, whose amino-acid sequence MLEELEDMNCFTKDMYKFLDYLSEDEEYEVRVKVSEILVLSNDVEGDNILIKLLKDKEELVRVNACDSLCNSSSNDVIYHLKDRILKDKSSLVKG is encoded by the coding sequence ATGCTTGAAGAATTAGAGGATATGAATTGTTTTACAAAAGATATGTATAAGTTTTTAGATTATCTTTCCGAAGATGAAGAATATGAAGTAAGGGTAAAAGTTTCTGAAATATTAGTTTTGTCAAATGATGTAGAGGGAGATAATATACTAATAAAGCTGCTAAAAGATAAAGAAGAATTAGTAAGAGTTAATGCATGCGATTCTCTTTGTAATAGCTCTTCAAATGATGTTATTTATCATCTGAAAGATAGAATTCTAAAAGACAAAAGTAGTTTGGTAAAAGGATAG
- a CDS encoding tetratricopeptide repeat protein: MTFDKLYKKAEGYYMSEDYEKALKLFKECYELELDNNSLNYIGCCYLETNQFESAISTFSELINDYPEWERPVLNLGRVFIKKQMFSEALECFQKALKINPNEEETYFYLGIYYFTMKNFNKATEFYKKALEINNSIPEVHLNLGICYSKIGLDEMAIDEFDDAFRLDNSSVDALFNKAMVFIFMKDYNKAIEMFLCINKMEPEKIENIIYIAELYLIIKDLDNASKWINEILIKDPKNITANKLLKILLALKNKE; the protein is encoded by the coding sequence ATGACGTTTGATAAATTGTATAAAAAAGCTGAGGGTTATTACATGTCAGAGGATTACGAAAAGGCATTAAAGTTATTTAAAGAATGTTATGAATTAGAATTAGATAATAATTCTTTAAATTATATAGGTTGTTGTTATTTAGAAACAAATCAATTTGAATCTGCAATTTCTACATTTAGTGAATTAATAAATGATTACCCCGAGTGGGAAAGACCAGTATTGAATTTAGGAAGAGTATTTATAAAAAAGCAAATGTTTTCAGAAGCATTAGAATGTTTTCAAAAAGCTTTGAAGATAAATCCAAATGAAGAAGAAACATATTTTTATTTAGGAATATACTATTTTACTATGAAGAATTTCAATAAAGCAACAGAATTTTATAAAAAAGCTTTAGAAATAAATAATTCTATACCAGAAGTACACTTGAATCTTGGAATATGTTATTCAAAAATAGGGTTAGATGAAATGGCTATTGATGAATTTGATGATGCATTTAGGCTTGATAATAGTAGTGTAGATGCACTATTCAATAAAGCTATGGTATTTATTTTTATGAAAGATTACAATAAGGCAATTGAAATGTTTTTATGTATAAATAAAATGGAACCTGAAAAAATTGAAAATATAATATATATTGCAGAATTATATTTGATAATTAAAGATTTAGATAACGCATCAAAATGGATTAATGAAATTTTAATTAAAGATCCCAAAAATATAACTGCTAATAAACTGTTAAAGATTTTGTTAGCATTAAAAAATAAAGAATAA
- a CDS encoding tetratricopeptide repeat protein — MNSDGLRIRCEKDIDLKLRDVIIEFTRWLRSKYVFPIKVTVFIKNKYKSKSNDKERFSSSFVIPNKERGNPHIRIEVKNDMYDTIELREYVVYSIAYEVMIYMQWIKKLEFCDRDAEKQANKLVDLFIEERGDDLTVTNKEKKMLELADKKFNNKDFDKAISIYKEMIKNDYYYSGWVYSSIAYCYDCLENYNEALVYYDKALKNNKDSVIYMNKGFALQSLEKHKEAIENFDKSIKIKPSKEAYVFKADSQGRLKKFKQAIECCNEALKLDENYDIPYNMKGQFLYEIEEFKEAKKMFLKAISISADYADAYYNLALVYMKLDDFKLSIKYLNKAIKLDEEYRRYAEEEERAWRNYIK, encoded by the coding sequence ATGAATAGCGATGGATTGAGAATCAGATGTGAAAAAGATATAGATTTAAAACTAAGAGATGTAATTATTGAGTTCACAAGGTGGCTTAGGAGTAAATATGTATTCCCCATAAAAGTTACTGTTTTTATAAAAAATAAATATAAAAGCAAATCAAATGATAAGGAGCGTTTTTCTTCATCGTTTGTTATACCGAATAAAGAAAGAGGAAATCCACATATAAGAATAGAAGTTAAAAATGATATGTATGATACCATCGAACTTAGAGAATATGTAGTATATTCTATAGCGTATGAAGTAATGATTTATATGCAGTGGATTAAAAAATTAGAATTTTGTGATAGAGATGCTGAAAAGCAGGCAAATAAGTTAGTGGACTTATTTATAGAAGAAAGAGGAGATGATTTAACAGTAACGAATAAAGAGAAGAAAATGTTAGAATTAGCTGATAAAAAGTTCAACAATAAGGATTTTGACAAAGCTATTTCAATTTATAAAGAAATGATAAAAAATGATTACTACTACAGTGGATGGGTATATAGTTCTATTGCATATTGTTATGATTGTTTAGAGAATTATAATGAGGCATTAGTATATTATGATAAAGCATTAAAAAATAACAAAGATAGTGTAATTTATATGAACAAAGGCTTTGCACTACAATCGCTTGAAAAACATAAAGAAGCAATAGAAAATTTTGATAAATCAATTAAAATTAAACCCAGCAAAGAAGCTTATGTATTTAAAGCAGATTCACAAGGAAGACTTAAAAAATTCAAACAAGCTATAGAATGTTGTAATGAAGCTTTGAAGTTAGATGAAAATTATGATATACCATATAATATGAAAGGTCAATTTTTATATGAAATAGAAGAATTTAAAGAAGCTAAAAAGATGTTTTTAAAAGCAATCTCCATTAGTGCTGATTATGCTGATGCTTACTATAATTTAGCATTAGTATATATGAAATTAGATGATTTTAAATTGTCAATTAAATATCTTAATAAGGCAATAAAATTAGATGAAGAGTATAGAAGATATGCAGAAGAAGAAGAAAGGGCTTGGAGGAATTATATTAAATAA
- the rocF gene encoding arginase, with protein MNIDILGVPIYYGSDRKGVDLGPSKLREKNLASLIAKYNHNVKDMGDVNVPFISEKDKFKFNDKMKFLKPIVEANTELANKVYESLSSGNFPFVVGGDHSLGLGSITGASKALDNLAVIWIDAHTDINTDKTTETGNVHGMPLSAAMGIGASELTNICYNGQKVKPENVFIIGARSIDKGELALIYEKNLTFYSTKTVKRLGVEYILKEITEKLSKNNINSVHLSFDIDCLDETIVPGTGTPVSDGLNVDDTKLMVESLVKSGLVKSMDLVEFNPALDKDHQTEDLVMEFIDCIFKNLK; from the coding sequence ATGAACATTGATATATTAGGCGTACCTATCTACTATGGTTCTGATAGAAAAGGAGTAGATTTAGGTCCCAGCAAGTTGAGAGAAAAAAATTTAGCGTCACTTATAGCCAAGTACAATCACAATGTTAAAGATATGGGCGATGTTAATGTACCATTTATATCCGAAAAGGATAAATTTAAATTCAATGATAAAATGAAATTTTTAAAGCCCATAGTTGAAGCGAATACAGAACTCGCAAACAAGGTTTATGAATCACTATCCTCCGGAAACTTTCCATTTGTAGTAGGAGGTGACCATTCACTCGGTCTTGGCAGCATAACGGGTGCAAGTAAAGCTCTTGATAACCTTGCAGTAATATGGATTGACGCTCACACAGATATAAACACAGACAAAACCACAGAAACAGGTAATGTTCACGGAATGCCTTTATCTGCTGCAATGGGTATTGGTGCAAGCGAACTTACAAACATATGCTATAACGGTCAAAAAGTGAAACCAGAAAATGTGTTCATAATAGGAGCAAGATCAATTGATAAGGGTGAATTAGCTCTAATTTATGAAAAAAACCTTACCTTCTATTCAACAAAAACCGTAAAGAGATTAGGTGTTGAGTATATTCTCAAAGAGATTACCGAAAAGCTTTCAAAAAATAATATCAATTCAGTTCATCTAAGTTTTGATATAGATTGTCTTGATGAAACCATAGTACCAGGAACAGGAACACCGGTTTCTGATGGTCTAAATGTAGACGATACTAAACTAATGGTAGAATCTCTTGTTAAAAGCGGTCTTGTTAAGTCCATGGATCTTGTTGAATTTAATCCAGCTTTGGATAAAGATCATCAAACTGAAGATTTAGTTATGGAGTTTATTGACTGTATTTTTAAAAACTTAAAGTAG
- a CDS encoding GNAT family N-acetyltransferase — protein MYKVRIIADCINICIKLFKESSLLNVLRFFKFLGDAEKSCKSLNKPVWYLESLAVDNLYQGQSLGSKMINDCLIHCIASHGGEEVALITNSEINLKFYTKNGFKEFNNTTIYFKNSGISNWSYYKKL, from the coding sequence ATGTACAAAGTTAGAATAATTGCAGATTGTATTAATATATGTATCAAATTATTTAAAGAAAGCAGTTTATTAAATGTTTTACGCTTTTTTAAATTTTTAGGTGATGCTGAAAAATCATGTAAAAGTTTAAATAAACCTGTATGGTATCTTGAATCATTAGCTGTTGATAATTTATATCAAGGTCAAAGTCTTGGAAGCAAAATGATAAATGATTGCCTTATACATTGTATAGCTAGTCATGGTGGAGAAGAGGTTGCTTTAATTACTAATTCTGAAATAAACCTCAAGTTCTATACAAAAAATGGATTTAAAGAATTTAACAACACGACTATATACTTTAAAAATAGCGGTATTAGTAATTGGAGTTATTACAAGAAGTTATAG
- a CDS encoding glycosyltransferase family 4 protein has translation MKILMLSWEYPPKNVGGLSNHVYNLSHALASLGHEVYVVTCEEKTAPVEENDDGVYVHRVTPYKIDTEDFTKWVMHLNFSMIEECTRLMKKIGKVDMIHVHDWLCVYCGKVLKWSYKIPMVCTIHATEKGRNNGIRTEMQRYISSAEWLLTYESWKIVACSGYMKAQIVDTFNTPEEKVWIIPNGIDLNSFDFDFDWLKFRRKYACDDEKIVFFIGRHVFEKGIQILIDAAPGIVSEYNKTKFIIAGTGPMTEELKDKVKSIGLQDKFLFTGYMDNKTKKKFYRVASVAVFPSLYEPFGIVLLEAMAAGCPAVVSDTGGFGEIIQHRSNGMKMINSSVESLKDNVLEILKNDSLAQTVRRNAIKTVEDKYTWQRVSKLTTEMYELIKEEARYTEWDQGSNKLKEDKLKKNKEKTKVKVKNSLKDENTEETNIKKSSRVKGISSDVTKVILTEAATKELLGEVESKE, from the coding sequence ATGAAAATATTAATGTTATCATGGGAATATCCACCTAAAAATGTAGGAGGATTGTCTAATCATGTGTACAATTTATCCCATGCCCTTGCGTCTTTAGGTCATGAGGTATATGTTGTAACTTGTGAAGAAAAAACAGCGCCAGTTGAGGAAAATGATGATGGGGTATATGTACATAGGGTAACTCCTTATAAAATAGATACAGAGGATTTTACTAAATGGGTTATGCACCTTAATTTTTCTATGATTGAAGAATGCACAAGACTAATGAAAAAAATTGGAAAAGTAGATATGATTCATGTTCATGATTGGCTTTGCGTATACTGCGGCAAGGTTTTAAAATGGTCATATAAAATTCCAATGGTATGTACTATTCATGCTACTGAAAAGGGAAGAAATAATGGAATAAGAACAGAAATGCAAAGATATATTTCTTCTGCTGAATGGCTGCTAACCTATGAGTCTTGGAAGATAGTTGCATGCAGTGGTTATATGAAGGCGCAAATAGTAGATACATTTAATACACCTGAGGAAAAGGTTTGGATTATACCAAATGGAATTGATTTGAATTCCTTTGATTTTGACTTCGATTGGTTAAAATTCAGAAGAAAATATGCATGCGATGATGAAAAGATAGTATTTTTCATTGGAAGGCACGTATTTGAAAAAGGAATACAAATATTAATAGATGCAGCACCTGGAATAGTATCAGAATACAATAAAACTAAATTTATAATTGCTGGTACAGGACCTATGACAGAGGAACTTAAAGATAAGGTTAAAAGCATAGGACTTCAAGATAAATTTTTGTTTACAGGATATATGGATAACAAGACCAAGAAAAAGTTCTATAGAGTTGCAAGCGTAGCAGTCTTTCCATCACTTTATGAACCTTTTGGGATAGTTCTTCTTGAAGCTATGGCAGCTGGATGTCCTGCTGTGGTTTCTGACACAGGAGGCTTTGGAGAGATAATACAGCATAGAAGTAATGGTATGAAGATGATAAATTCGTCAGTAGAAAGCCTTAAGGATAATGTACTTGAAATACTAAAGAACGATTCATTAGCTCAAACGGTTAGAAGAAATGCAATAAAGACTGTGGAGGATAAGTATACCTGGCAAAGGGTTTCTAAGCTTACAACTGAAATGTATGAGCTTATAAAAGAAGAGGCACGTTACACAGAATGGGACCAAGGGTCAAATAAACTAAAGGAAGATAAATTAAAGAAGAATAAAGAAAAGACAAAAGTTAAAGTTAAGAATTCTTTAAAAGATGAAAATACTGAAGAAACTAATATAAAAAAGTCTTCCAGAGTTAAGGGTATAAGTTCTGATGTAACAAAAGTGATACTTACAGAGGCAGCAACAAAGGAACTTTTAGGAGAAGTAGAAAGTAAAGAATAG